Proteins encoded within one genomic window of Triticum dicoccoides isolate Atlit2015 ecotype Zavitan unplaced genomic scaffold, WEW_v2.0 scaffold69252, whole genome shotgun sequence:
- the LOC119347603 gene encoding NADPH-dependent aldehyde reductase-like protein, chloroplastic gives RGTFLCCRQAARRLVRGGGRRIVTFSSSNVASLRPGYGAYVATKAAVEAMTKVLAKELAGTGITANSVAPGPVATPMFYAGKSEERVRVVANECPMKRIGEPADVAPVVGFLCSDAAGWINGQVIRVNGGYV, from the coding sequence CGCGGCACGTTCCTGTGCTGCCGGCAGGCTGCCCGGCGGCTCGtcagaggcggcggccggcggataGTCACCTTTTCTTCGTCGAACGTTGCGTCGCTCCGGCCAGGGTATGGCGCGTACGTAGCGACGAAGGCGGCCGTGGAGGCCATGACCAAGGTGCTGGCCAAGGAGCTCGCCGGAACTGGCATCACGGCCAACAGCGTGGCGCCGGGGCCGGTCGCCACGCCCATGTTCTACGCCGGGAAGTCCGAGGAGCGCGTGAGGGTCGTCGCCAACGAGTGCCCCATGAAGCGCATCGGCGAGCCAGCGGACGTGGCGCCGGTGGTCGGCTTTCTCTGTAGTGACGCCGCCGGGTGGATTAACGGCCAGGTGATTCGGGTCAATGGTGGGTACGTGTAG